One segment of Candidatus Peregrinibacteria bacterium DNA contains the following:
- the carB gene encoding carbamoyl-phosphate synthase (glutamine-hydrolyzing) large subunit has protein sequence MPSRFPRRSYPKKVILLGSGALKIGQAGEFDYSGSQAIKALREEGIKVVLVNPNIATVQTSEGIADKVYFLPITVDFVERIIAKEKPEGILLAWGGQTALNCGIELHTKGVLKKYKVKVYGTPIEAIQKTEDRQLFNDELSKMGIRFPTSMSCTSEKQAETALKKIGFPVIIRAGFTLGGGGSGFAMNMEEFGTLVKNAFAYSPQILVEESLKGWKEVEYEVVRDSADNCITVCNMENLDPLGIHTGESIVIAPSQTLNNSEYYMLRSIALKVIRHLGIVGECNIQYALDPKSAEYRVIEVNARLSRSSALASKATGYPLAYVAAKLALGYRLDDLKNSVTKVTKAFFEPSLDYVALKIPRWDLNKFRKVSHSISSEMKSVGEIMALGRNFEEALQKGLRMLQIGAHGITHHPFQVGDIRKALENPTPTRIFAVYEALKKGMTVQEIANITKIDEWFLGKLKRILSTERKIQEKGMDLFSDPGLFSHAKKEGFSDAQISKILGEERISESDVRAKRKKLGILPVVKQIDTLAAEFPAKTNYLYLTYHGIKNDVPVSQKMKKKAIVLGSGPYCIGSSVEFDWSAVSAVNTLKKEKYETVMVNYNPETVSTDYDTCDTLYFDELSLERVLDIYEIENPQGIILFSGGQIPNNLAKKLGEAGVRILGTSPKEIHRAESRQIFSELLDTLKVDQPEWKEFSTIEGAKSFAKKVSYPVLIRPSYVLSGAAMAVALSETELENYLSKAVKVTSEAPVVVSKFEVGAREIEIDAVAGKGELLLYAISEHVENAGVHSGDATMVLPPQKTYLETIRRVKEIAKLLAKKLNITGPFNIQFLAKNNQIKVIELNLRASRSFPFVSKVTGHNFIEIATRATLGKIESKAERRRKYNTVDLDFVGVKASQFSFARLRGADPVLSVEMASTGEVGCFGNNLEEAFLKAMISTGFSIPQKNIFLSIGKTEEKLGFLEWAEKLVEMKFTLFATEGTFQALQHHHIPVKLLAKVSENKSPNILSYLCDRKIDLVINLPRSYAHEEKTDGYKMRRAAIDNNIPLITNFQVAKLLVQALEKWRNKELPITDWGVFQK, from the coding sequence ATGCCATCTCGATTTCCCAGACGCTCTTATCCAAAAAAAGTTATACTTTTAGGATCTGGAGCTCTCAAAATCGGACAGGCGGGTGAGTTCGATTACTCTGGATCACAAGCCATAAAAGCTCTCCGAGAAGAAGGTATTAAGGTGGTGCTCGTCAATCCGAATATTGCCACAGTGCAGACATCGGAAGGGATTGCCGATAAAGTATATTTTTTGCCAATCACGGTCGATTTTGTTGAACGAATTATCGCGAAAGAAAAACCGGAAGGAATTCTGCTCGCATGGGGCGGACAAACCGCGCTGAATTGTGGCATTGAACTTCATACAAAGGGCGTTCTCAAAAAGTATAAAGTAAAAGTCTATGGAACTCCGATTGAAGCGATACAAAAAACAGAAGATCGCCAGCTTTTTAATGATGAGCTTTCAAAAATGGGAATACGATTTCCTACTTCCATGAGTTGTACTTCAGAAAAGCAGGCTGAGACAGCTCTCAAAAAAATTGGATTCCCCGTCATTATTCGGGCCGGATTTACTCTCGGAGGTGGAGGCTCAGGCTTTGCTATGAATATGGAGGAATTTGGAACTTTGGTAAAAAATGCATTCGCTTATTCCCCGCAAATTCTTGTAGAAGAAAGCCTCAAGGGATGGAAAGAAGTGGAATATGAAGTTGTTCGAGATTCGGCAGATAATTGTATTACGGTCTGTAATATGGAAAACCTCGATCCTCTCGGAATTCATACCGGAGAATCAATCGTCATTGCGCCATCACAAACTCTCAATAATTCTGAGTATTATATGCTGAGGAGTATCGCCCTCAAGGTTATTCGTCATCTCGGAATTGTCGGAGAATGTAATATTCAATATGCGCTTGATCCGAAATCTGCAGAGTATCGAGTGATCGAAGTAAATGCGAGACTTTCCCGTTCATCTGCTCTTGCTTCAAAAGCTACCGGATATCCGCTTGCATATGTTGCCGCAAAATTAGCACTTGGATATCGATTAGACGACCTCAAAAATTCAGTTACAAAAGTGACCAAGGCTTTTTTTGAACCTTCCCTCGATTACGTTGCCCTCAAAATTCCGAGATGGGATCTCAATAAATTCCGAAAAGTATCCCATTCCATTTCTTCCGAAATGAAAAGCGTAGGAGAGATTATGGCGCTCGGGAGAAATTTTGAGGAAGCACTCCAAAAAGGACTTCGAATGCTTCAAATCGGTGCGCACGGTATTACTCACCACCCATTTCAAGTAGGAGACATTCGGAAGGCTCTTGAAAATCCGACTCCCACTCGAATATTTGCCGTATACGAAGCTCTTAAAAAAGGCATGACGGTTCAAGAAATTGCAAACATCACCAAAATTGACGAATGGTTTCTCGGAAAGCTGAAAAGAATTCTGAGTACGGAACGGAAAATTCAGGAAAAAGGAATGGACCTTTTTTCCGATCCTGGACTTTTTTCCCATGCAAAAAAAGAAGGATTTTCTGATGCGCAAATTTCAAAGATTTTGGGAGAAGAACGCATTTCGGAATCAGATGTCCGCGCGAAACGAAAAAAACTCGGAATTCTTCCGGTGGTAAAACAGATAGACACCCTTGCTGCTGAATTTCCAGCAAAAACCAATTATTTGTATCTCACGTATCATGGAATCAAAAACGATGTTCCTGTTTCACAAAAAATGAAGAAAAAAGCCATTGTCCTCGGATCAGGACCATATTGTATCGGATCATCTGTGGAATTTGACTGGAGTGCGGTAAGTGCCGTGAATACGCTCAAAAAAGAAAAGTACGAAACCGTTATGGTAAACTATAATCCAGAAACAGTGTCGACCGATTATGACACCTGTGACACGCTCTACTTTGATGAACTTTCCCTGGAAAGAGTCCTCGATATTTACGAAATAGAAAATCCGCAGGGAATTATCCTTTTCTCAGGCGGTCAAATTCCCAACAATCTCGCGAAAAAACTCGGAGAAGCTGGAGTGCGCATCCTCGGAACATCACCAAAAGAAATCCACAGAGCAGAATCACGGCAAATTTTTTCAGAACTTCTTGATACCCTGAAAGTTGATCAGCCGGAATGGAAAGAATTTTCCACGATAGAAGGAGCAAAATCTTTCGCGAAAAAAGTAAGCTATCCGGTTCTTATTCGTCCGAGTTATGTGCTTTCTGGAGCAGCTATGGCTGTTGCGCTTTCGGAAACCGAACTCGAGAATTATCTTTCAAAAGCAGTAAAAGTTACTTCAGAAGCGCCGGTCGTAGTTTCCAAATTTGAAGTAGGAGCGAGAGAAATTGAAATAGATGCAGTTGCCGGAAAAGGAGAACTTCTCCTCTATGCCATTTCTGAACATGTGGAGAATGCTGGTGTGCATTCGGGAGACGCGACGATGGTACTTCCCCCGCAAAAGACCTATCTTGAGACCATCAGACGCGTAAAAGAAATTGCAAAACTTCTCGCAAAAAAACTAAATATTACCGGACCGTTTAATATTCAATTTCTGGCGAAAAATAATCAAATAAAAGTTATTGAACTCAACTTAAGAGCATCGAGATCATTTCCCTTTGTTTCCAAAGTTACAGGGCATAATTTTATAGAAATCGCCACAAGAGCGACTCTTGGAAAAATTGAATCAAAGGCGGAACGAAGGAGAAAATACAATACGGTCGATCTTGACTTCGTTGGCGTCAAGGCCTCACAATTTTCATTCGCACGCCTCAGAGGAGCAGATCCGGTGCTTTCTGTGGAAATGGCATCCACGGGAGAGGTGGGATGTTTTGGGAATAATTTGGAAGAAGCGTTCCTAAAGGCAATGATCTCAACTGGATTCAGTATTCCTCAAAAAAATATTTTTCTTTCTATCGGAAAAACAGAGGAAAAACTCGGGTTTTTAGAATGGGCGGAAAAACTTGTAGAAATGAAGTTCACGCTTTTCGCGACCGAAGGGACATTTCAAGCGCTTCAGCATCACCATATTCCTGTAAAACTTCTCGCAAAAGTGTCAGAAAACAAGTCCCCGAATATTCTTTCGTATTTGTGTGATCGAAAAATTGATTTGGTGATCAATCTTCCGAGGTCATACGCGCACGAAGAAAAAACTGATGGCTACAAAATGCGTCGAGCAGCAATTGACAACAACATTCCACTTATTACGAATTTTCAGGTCGCAAAACTCCTCGTTCAGGCTCTCGAAAAATGGCGAAACAAAGAACTTCCGATTACGGATTGGGGAGTTTTTCAGAAATAA
- a CDS encoding DHH family phosphoesterase — MRLSENTGREFAKVIDSAQKIVLISHRNPDGDTIGAALAMYEMLLTRGKEPTFFCVDPLPEDFHFLPNSEFVLHKLDQNAYDLAIMMDAAAHYMSGIFESHPDLFFGKYPLVNIDHHMSNEGYGKWNLVDSESASTTIVLTHLFNFLGWKITPKIATCLMTGLYTDTGSLKHSNADAEVHRIAGELLRSGARLKDIVKYIFRTTKVSTLRLWGRVMKRITQTSDHITLSYVSEEDFSETEAKKSDLSGVVDYLNAVPDARFSLLLTETEGKVKGSLRTLREDVDLTEIAGKFGGGGHKKASGFTVTGKLRLQTRFVIESDEKKFEDSLLLEGVTPHSN, encoded by the coding sequence ATGAGACTTTCAGAAAACACAGGGAGAGAGTTCGCAAAAGTAATTGATAGCGCGCAGAAAATCGTGCTCATATCGCACAGGAATCCTGATGGAGACACGATTGGTGCAGCACTTGCGATGTATGAAATGCTTCTTACCAGAGGAAAGGAACCTACATTTTTTTGTGTTGATCCACTTCCCGAAGATTTTCATTTTCTTCCGAATAGCGAGTTTGTTCTCCATAAACTTGATCAAAATGCATATGATCTCGCTATTATGATGGATGCTGCAGCCCACTACATGTCCGGAATTTTCGAATCACATCCAGATCTTTTTTTCGGAAAATATCCCCTCGTGAATATTGATCACCACATGTCTAACGAAGGGTATGGAAAATGGAATTTAGTCGATTCAGAATCAGCCTCTACAACCATTGTTCTCACGCATCTTTTTAATTTTCTCGGATGGAAAATCACTCCAAAAATCGCCACCTGTCTCATGACAGGACTTTACACGGATACTGGTTCACTCAAACATTCCAACGCTGACGCGGAAGTGCATCGCATTGCTGGAGAGCTTCTCCGAAGTGGCGCGCGTCTCAAAGACATTGTGAAGTATATCTTCAGAACAACAAAGGTGAGTACTTTGCGTCTTTGGGGAAGAGTGATGAAACGTATTACCCAAACTTCAGATCACATTACGCTTTCGTATGTTTCAGAAGAAGATTTTTCCGAAACAGAGGCGAAAAAATCAGATCTTTCCGGTGTTGTGGATTATCTCAATGCCGTTCCTGATGCAAGATTTTCGCTTCTCCTCACGGAAACAGAAGGAAAAGTAAAAGGATCTCTCCGAACACTTCGAGAAGATGTTGATCTCACAGAAATTGCTGGGAAATTCGGCGGCGGAGGACATAAAAAGGCTTCAGGATTTACCGTCACTGGGAAATTGCGACTTCAAACACGATTTGTGATTGAATCGGATGAGAAAAAATTTGAAGATTCACTTCTCTTAGAGGGAGTGACACCACATTCAAATTAA